The genomic region TGGGTCACTGTTCCCCTGTCAGCCCTGAACTCTAGCTGTTTCCATCTGGTCAATAACTAATGACAGGTGATCTAGAGAATCCAAAGACTGGTGAGACCTGTGATTTCACCCGTCTGTCTGCGTAGATCGGATCTCTGGAGTTCGCCGTGGTCAACGTTCACACGCAGTCTGCAGCCGCACCAGAGTCCAACAGCAGGAACAACGAGGAGCGTCACCATCTCTGCCACAGCATCCAGGAAACACTCAAAGGTCCGTGTCCACATGGTGACAGAGCGGCGGCCTGTGCACGTCATGCGTGACCTGGTTGCTGGTCTCTGCAGGTGAGAAGGAGCTGGTCGTACTGGGAGACTTTGGATGCTCTCCTCAAAGTTCCGAGCTGGATGTTTTGAGGAAGGAGAAGTTCTGTCCGCTGGTGCCGCCCACGCAgttcaccaacatcagcacgCGCTCACCTCAGGGCAGCCGCTGTCTAGACAACATCTGGCTGAGCCGCTCCATCAGGAAGGTCTTCTCCGGTAAGACTCCGCCCGGCTCTCATCTCCTGGCTGGTCTTAGCGTCCTCACAGGTCAGGAGagtccagacagacagaaccgGACTGATGACGGTCAACCATGATTCGGTTTAATCTGAGCATCAGGGGTGACGAACAGCCGATCTGTCGGCAATAACCCACCAGAACGTCCTGTGTACAAACGCCCCCTCACCAAGGCCAGGGAGGTTGTTGGTGCTGACCGGTGCGATGGCACATTTATGCAACCAGAGAAACATgctgaagaagcagaggaaggGTGTTGTTGCTCATAGCAACAGACACCGTGGAAACAGGAGAGATGTAGTGCCTGTAATATCGTCGTCTATCCTTAACTATTTCACTGGTTTGACCTGATGGCGCCATCTTCTGACAGCTATGAGAGTGGTGCTGATTTCTCATGTATCTCGTCCTCTGACAGGCCACTGCATGGTTGTGAGGGAGGGCCTGACCAACCCTTGGATCCCAGACAACTGGTCATGGGGCGGCGTGGCGTCGGACCACTGCCCCGTGGTGGCGGAGCTTTACGCAGACGTGTCCTGTAAGGAGCTGAACAGGCCTGGCGTGGCGGTggtggacagaggagacatTACTCCAAAACACGAGCGGTGACGGCGCCCACTGGAAGCAGAACTTTGTTTGGTGTgctgtggagaaactggagtTTCCTGGTGAATGTGAAGGAGCGCCATGTCACCTTTTGGGTTTATTGATCAGATAGAGCCATAAAATGATCAGATGAACTTTAGAGAGAAATGTGCCAAACATTTTctacatgtaaataaaataaagctatCGAACTCGCAGTGATGTCGATGGTGCTGGTTCAAACCCGACCTAGAGTCAGCTCCGACCATCAGAACCAGAAGCATCATCTTCGGTATCTTAGAGGAAattctgccccctggtggcggttTGGCCTCAGTTCACAAACATTTACACGACGGACAGAACTGAAGCTCATCAAAGCTCCGTCGGGGGCCACGAATAAAGGGGGAAGCAGCGTTTCCCGGAGCTCAGAAGGTAATAAATACGGAGAATTTTATTAGATGATCGCTGGGAAAATGTAAGGCTAAACCCGAAATCACCTGGTTTCCAGTTTGCCAGTGAAACCAGATGCTGATGAACAGGAAGTCCAGTCAGCAGACAGTAACCTGTCCACACAGGTCAGGTTACTTTGACACTATCCGGGTTTTATCTCCGTGGTTTCCCGAACAATCAACTAATGCAGTTTTCAGCTTCTCAGCATTAAAGTTTAATTATTCTGAGCTGTCAATCAGGCCTGGAAGTAGGGTGATGAGCACCGagggacagaaaacacacatggaGGAGCATGAATGTTAAAATGTCCAGATTTAAAATTAGATTTAAACAGCTTCTAATATATTTTGGTGCGTTATTTATGGTATTTTTTTGGCACAATCTGCTGGTGAAAATACGCATATTAGACACTGTTGGAGTTAAAGAGAAtctaatttacattttaaaacttcTAATAAATGAAAGACAATGCTTCGttcatgttgttttatttaaatttttggTGAAATTCACAAAACTTACTAAAACTTAATAAAGTGCAACACTTGGGAAAGTTTTTGAGGAAGGGTCGGGCTGGAGTTTCTAATAAGAATTTTACACATCATACTCATCATAGTGAACCAGCCAGGcatcggggtgtgtgtgtgtgtgtgtgtgtgtggggggggggggggggggggggggggggggggggggggggggtactggcTGGGTCCACGTCAGTGCAGCTGAAACATTaagaaaacaaagtgcaaaTAGATTTAACAGGTGCAGCTTCAGGCTGGTGGAAGGTTGCAGCTGAAGGTTGTGTCAGCCACTCTGCTTCCATCATCTGATGCTCATCTGCCAGCACACAGGCCAAACTACAGAAACATCAGCCAGAATAAGAAAGTGCTGGACGTCCGTAAACGCAGGTAAGAACACTTGGATCAAGACGTCAGGAGGGAAGTGAGTTCAGAATGAAACTGAACCTTTTTCAAAAGTTTATTCTAAAGCTACAGATATTCCACAGCTCGTATTCATTCACAAGAACACTGGAATAAAGgtgtttttgcatgtgtgtgtgggacagtGAGGGTGAAACGAGGGCTGGATCTTGTGCTTCACACATCTGGATCCACTGATGAGAAACGGGAGAATCAAACTGGTTCGTCGATAAACAGATGAAGTGAGTGAAAATGGCACAACCTTCTCATAAAATCAGGTGAAATTAAGCCATTCGGGGTTTTCTGGCACTGGTAAAAGATCTGTGTGTGTAACTGTACGTCCCGTGTGTCGCCACGGTAACGGCCtggttgctgcagcagctcagatgATGCTCCTCAGCTCCTCGTCCGTCAGCTGGTTGACCGCCATGATCTTTGCCAGCTGCTGGAAGTATCTGGCCTGGTCCTGCATGAAGTGGGGGATGCGGACGTTCTCCATGTGAGCCAGAGGTTTGAGCCGTTCCACATCTTCATAGGAGACCTGCGATGACAACGAAACATCAGGATCCACCCTCCCAAAACCATCAGCCAGCTCAGAAGAACAAATCCTCTAAACGAAACAACGGGAACATTTGCTTAACATGAAGCCGCGTCATTCCCAGCGAAGTGAAGCGGTGTTCACATCCCAAAGGTTTTACCTTTCCCAGAGCCATCAGCACAGGGAAGTTGATCTTGTCTCTGTATCTTAGGATCTTCAGGATTCCGTCCAGGTAGACCTGGTCTTTACTGAAGCAACCTGCGACGTGAGACCAAGACGTGGAGTTACAAAGATAAATCCTCTCAAAGGAGagtccaggctaaagactagACCTGACGAACAGAGCCAGCCGTCCTCAAACCATCataaaccaggcaaagagcagAGGTCCAACTAGAAGCAGTTCCTCTCAGGTCTCTGAAAGCCTGTGCTGACCTGGCTGCGCCGTGTCGCTCTGGCCTCTCTTGGCTCGGACACAGTAGTCCCAGCGGGTGTTGGGATCCTGGACGAAGCGGCCCAGGTCGTTGAAGAGCTGGGTGAAGGACATGTGGCTGGCCTGGTAGACGGTGTAGTAGAGCAGAGCAGCGCGCCACAGACTGGGGTCTTTCCTGAGGAGGACGCTGTGGATGCTGGCCAGCCCCTCCTCTGTGGGATTCAGAGGCTTCAGGCTGTGCTTCTTCCTGCCCTCGCTCCTGCTCCACGGCTGCTGACAGTTGTTGATGCCCCGGAAATAATGGGTCCCtaaaggacagagaggagggaagcaTCAGCTCTGCAAACCCTGGGGTTTAAATACCCAAAACAGCTTTATTTGGAGAAACCAGAGCCGCACAGTCAGACGTATTAGCACGTGTGTGAGGTGAATGGGGGAACGAACCGATCTCGTGTCTCAACATGCCCTCCAGCCAGTGTTCCCGGGCCGTGGAGGTGTTGATGGTTAGTGTGGGCCTGCTGTTCACCACCGTCATGGAGGCTCGAGACAGGAGGTCATCGGTCACCTGTACGACGATCTACCCACACAGGGACAGTGAAATGTGACTATCGCTGACACTTGGACTTGGTCTCAGTCACTTTCTTCCGACTGTTGGGTGCGTTAGAGCATGTAAAACTGTGCAAGTGGGTCGTCTTGAGTTGCACGTGATTAAGACGATGATGTAACAGAATTTGCTGATGGTTACATAAACTCTACATGACTTCAGCGTTTCCCACAAACTCTCCCTTATCCCCGTGGTGCCCTGCGGCTCCGTACCGATGGCGAAGCGCCGCCTCACAAGGAAACTCCCACCGACGCCGCTTCATGTTTTATGCACCTCACTGAGTTCCTCCTACCTCCCCCAAACAGCCCTCCTTCTCCATGTATTTCTTCACGCTGTGCCAGATGCGGCTCTTGGTGAGGAGGCTGCCTCCCGTCACCTGCTGGAAGACCTCAAAGCTGCCGTAGCGCTGCAGGACCAGCTCCATGATGTGCACCGCCTGCAAGAGTTGACAGCCCTCATCCGCCTGTTCTCCTGAGGTGGCCGAAGGACCTCACATATCGAACTGGTGCAGAATTACTAACTTCTGAGTGATGACAACAACATTTCATTACTGCTGATTATTAAGTTAAACCCACGAAACAAACAGTTTCTCAGATTTTGAGCACATCTAATGTGGTTTGCTGTTATTTGTAGAACCTTTAGTTTAATcctgaagagaggagaggagaggagaggagaggagaggagaaggaggagggagaggagaggagaggagaggagaggagaggagaggagaggagaggagaggagaggagaggagaggaggagaggagaggcgggggaggagaggagaggagaggagaggaggagaggagaggagaggagaggagaggagaggaggggaggggaggagaggagaggagaggagaggagaggagaggagaggagaggagaggagaggagaggagaggagaggagaggagaggagaggagaggagaggagaggagaggagaggagagggaaggagaggagaggcgaggagaggagaggagaggcaaggcggggaggggagaggcgaggaggggagaggagagggaggaggagaggagaggagaggagaggagaggagaggagaggagaggagaggagaggagaggagaggagaggagaggaggggaggggagggggagagggaaggagaggcgaggagaggaggagaggagaggagaggcaaggcggggaggggagaggagaggagaggagaggagaggagaggagaggagaggagaggagaggagaggcggggagaggagaggagaggagaggagaggagaggagaggagaggagaggagaggagaggagagggaaggagaggcgaggagaggagaggagaggagaggagaggagaggagaggagaggagaggagaggagaggagaggagaggagaggagaggagagccctACTCCCACACTCATTTCAACAGCACTGATTGTTGCTGAAGGGACGCTTTTGTGATCACTTATTGGAGACGTTGACGGGTCGACACTAAAAGCTCGACCCAACTCAGAACTGAGCCGCTCCAAACTCACCTGGGTCAGAAAACGATCGGAGGCGTTGCTATGGCGTGCCAGGACCAGCGAGGAGACGGGGTTGCTGTACTCAAACTGTGGGTTGTAGCTGAAGCCTGACTTGAAGAATTTGACCTTTTCGCTCTCCACGTTAGTCGGTTTGACGGCCGAGAGGATGCACAGCTTCTTGGTGCCGTCCAGCTCCCGTGTGatggctgctctgtgtgtggacGGCACTTTGGTGCGAGAGGAACCGCTGTTGCACGTTTCCCTGAGCTTCGGAAGGCTGGGCGCGGTGATTTCCACAGTGTTGCCCACGACAGCCAGGTAGGAGGCTGGTTTAGGGAGCGTGCAGCTGCTGTGATTCGTCTGTGCAGGTTTACTGACACCCTCTGTCAAACGGACCTTTTTGGGCGCCATGCTGGGAGCTTTTCTTTTACCGAACGTGGCCCCACATTTGACTTTTGTTTTCGGCCTTTTAAACGGGGACTGCTTGGGACTCTTCTTTGCCTCCTCTCGGTGCAGCAGATTGTTGTAGCCACATGATCCAGAGCTGAAGAGAtccctgaagaccccagaggaaAGTTTCTCCAGGTACACCTGGCTGGGGCTCAGGGTCTTATCAGCTGAGTTTAAGATGTACTTTTTGGACATTTCTACCTTGGGCCAGTGGAGTCGTTCTgaagaacaagaagaaaaagacaataaaagacaaatgcTTGAGGAGAGATAGAACATTTGTTCTTTGACATGGACCTTTTGCATTAGGATGATAACCCACTTAtcaagacaaaataaaaatagatcTATTCAATGTGAAGCTCAAAATATGGGAgtaaatatttcaaaatgtgtGATGTAAACGTGTGCTATCTTTAGCCATCAATCATCACCCTGAGCCAGTGCTGCAACACAGACAAAGATGCCCTTTCAAGGATAAAGAAAGAGCTGAAATGTCCTCAACACAATGAAAAGAACTATTTCAGAAGAGCAGCAAGAACCAGGAGAAGATCAAAATCCGTTGCAGACACATCATCTGGCCTGATTGACTCTTCTGGAGGCAGAATAATCAGGACAGGGTCCCTGTTGAACACGGATGTGTGGGCAGGTTGCGCAATCGATTCTGGTCCATTAATCACAACATTATTTTGGTTTGATGACGTCATCCATtcctttttaaaccattttctCGGATGTGAATGTGTACATTTGATAGATAAAATGCCGGTTGGAATCGTTGAGATGGTTTTCCCCAAAGAGTTGTAACAAGAGAAATGTAACAAATTAATTTTACTTCTAATTATTTCAGAAGTCACGGCATCACTGTGAGGAAAAGTTAGCATCATTATTGACGTCACAGCAGATTATTATACGTTACTAACACAATGGTTATAGGTTGGAAGCGAAAGTCACGACAGTTATTAAATAAAGTCAGCGTTACCTGTCACCTTAATGGACTCCAGCATCCTCCGTGTGGTCTAAATCCACCGGAATCTTCCTACTAATACAATATCTACTTAGCAAATTAGCAAAATTAGCTGACCAACAAATGTTTTGTCGCACAAAAAATAACGCGTTAATACAGTTTATTTCCAGCAGAATATTTCCACATTAGAAAGTAATTGTGCTCTGATGTCCGGACGAAGCGACGACTTGGAGCGGACTCTGGTGCTGGTTCGGTCCGGTGTCTCATTTAGAACCGTTTTTTCACGTGTCCTGCGAATCTAAGCAGCCCATTGGCTAGTGGAGTTGCTGGGGGCGTGGTCACAGAACGTAAACGCAATCTGGTCGCCATTTTTAAACAACCACGTCTTGCGTGGTTATTTTAAACATCATTCAGTGCCATTTGTACAGCGATTAAACGAAATAATAATAGCATGTGTGAAGTatcatatttgttttatttttgtattcatTTTCAGCTCATTAGTGCTCTGGAAAGCTGTACGTATCCCGACGTcagctgtttccatggtttcaTTGGTGTTCATGGGAAATGAAGTTCTTTTAAAATACCCATAAACGACGTTTCACGTGCATGTGCGGTACTTTTATgggtatttttctttttctatggAATCCCAAGTCTTATCATTTCTTCAAGCAGCAGTGGACTGATAGTTAATggaatgaattttttttttttaaagattcatAATTGAGAACTTATAGCTTTTTGAACTATATTGAGAATAATGGACTGGTTTGCAGCAGCCCTAAAATGTATGGGGCATTTTAGCTTCATCAACTGCTTAAATAAATGCCTGGAGTATGTCAATCAAAACTAAAATTGGTTGTCCAGATTTTACTCGCAGTGCTTCAGCAGATGCAAATATACAGACCATCAATCAGCTCTTTGTCACTGTGAACTTTTCCCCCGAACATTTGAACACAGTTGATTCATTGTAAAAGCTGTGTTTACAGTTTCTGAGTCGGGCGGCCGTTTGTCGTAAAGTGACGGCTCCATGCCCCTGCAAGCTCTCACCTAATTGGCGGAGAAAAGCAGCAATAATAGCGggattctgattggctgccccGCGGTTGGAGTCTGCGCAGTAACGCAGCGCGGAAATTCAAATTTGAACATCAGTTCTTTAGTGCAGAgacaagaaaagagaagaagggagCTGTTCGGTCGATTTACGCCCGGTCTGTGTACACACAGAAGTGTACAATACCTGTATTCAGATATCAGCGGCAGAAGAATAAGTGTCTAAAATGGATCCATTTACCGAGGTATGTAGGCTAACTTTCACTATTTTAACGTTATCCGTTAAGCTACCCTCCCATAGCATCAAGTACGTCTTCTTCTAAATAGTTTCTGATCACTTTTAGCTACTGAACTGTAACTTTAGCTTCTATAATTATGTTAGATATACCAGAAAGACGGCCTCGAGTCTTCAAAAAGTCCATAATGGACATATATAGAATAATATATAGAAAGTTTAGTAACACCTCGACATATCACGTGCTCCTTTTGTCAGATGTCAGAAAACCAGTAAGACCCAAACTGGTCTTTCGAGAGAAATCATCTTTTGGGGGCTTTAGTCCTGTTGGACGACCAGATTGTTATGCAGCAATATAATCCTGATAGTTCAACCAAAACACAGAAATAACCCTTCTCATCTTTTAAAGTTCTGTAAGTCTTTCGTCTTTTCTGATACTTACACTCACATGATAAACATGATGGGAGAATTAATGTATTTTCTATTGACAAATCAGAATCATATCAATGGAACAAAAAGTCCATTTTAGATACTAAACCTAGAATAATGTTCGAGGAAAGGCGGTCCCACCCCAGTTACATGTAGTCCTAATCAGTCTATATTATTGTAAAGGGCTTTTCACAGCAGTGTAAATGTACTAAACAGCCTTGTAGCCATGTAAGGCAGTGGAATGTGTCAGCATTGGAAAATGTCCAACGCTCTTTTCCCTGTGCACACCAGAGCTGCAGCGGTTTAGAAATTCAAATCCAGAACCAGCAGGAGTGGCTCATTCTGAAGGAATGTTGACGCTGAATGTGACATCAGGTTTTCCACACTGCTCCGAGGAGCTGTGCAGGCATTGAAGTTCAGCTGCAGGAAGGTGTTGGAGCTGACTTGTCAGCATAGAGGGAGGGACCCATCACATGGGAAGGAAGCACGGACGTTATTAAAAGCGGAAGGGTTGCTTTGAATGTCTATTATAGAAAGTGTGTGGTGGGCTCTGTTGCACAGCTTTGTGTTCACCCAGGGCTGCtcgtggatgtgatggatgagACACACACCATTGAGGCGACCTGTAGAATCATAAAACATGCTGCATCCAAACCCGTCACAATATTTACCAGCAGAAAAAGATGATCTTGCACATCAGAAACACCAACTTGGAATGTGGGATGTTTTTGAAAAGTCTGGATTAGTCCAGTGATACATTATTGTTCTTGGTCACACCAGAAACTTTTAGAGCGAACTCGGGCTCGTAGGgaaaacctgcagaagaagatgGCAGAGCGACCAAATGCTGCAAACAGACAGGTGGCAAAAAGGCCGCTGACGGACACCAACAGTCTGATCGGCGAGTCTGCCGTTGATAAAGGTAGGAAACACCTTTGTTTTGCTGTACGTAGAGATGTTCGGTTAATGATCATCTCGTCGCTTCCTCACCACAGTTCCACAGGTGTCCACCAAGCCGTCTCCTAACAAGCGCAAGTGCTCAGAGGAAAatgttccagctgcagctggtgaGGAGAACCAGGAGCCCGTGATGGCGCGATCTGGAGCCCCTAAGTTATCAGATCCTCCGACAGAGAGAAAACCCCCTGTCGGTCCCGCTAGCATCAGATCTGCCTCCTCCATGGAGAAGGTGGACATCCAGCCTGCTGTCCAGCCCCATCCAGAGCCGGAGAGGATGGTTGTGTCTGATGCTTCGGAGGCTCTacgcagcagagcagcagagactgtGGTGGCAGAACAGACTCCATCTACCGCTGGGATGAAGTCTCGTCTGCAGATGCTGGCGGAGCAGAGGAAGTGTTGGGGGGCTGGCGGTGAGATTGTTTATCTGACTTCACATTTGTAGGgttgtccatctgtccacaATCGCCATCCAAACCTGTGTGTTTCTTGTTTTAGATACGTCTGATGCAGTTCCAGACTACACTCCCATGTCCCTATTAAAAAGACAAGCCGAGGCCCCACCTACCCCttcccacaccaccaccacctcctctggaACACCGGTGGGCAGGAGA from Takifugu rubripes chromosome 12, fTakRub1.2, whole genome shotgun sequence harbors:
- the matcap2 gene encoding uncharacterized protein KIAA0895 isoform X1, which produces MLESIKVTERLHWPKVEMSKKYILNSADKTLSPSQVYLEKLSSGVFRDLFSSGSCGYNNLLHREEAKKSPKQSPFKRPKTKVKCGATFGKRKAPSMAPKKVRLTEGVSKPAQTNHSSCTLPKPASYLAVVGNTVEITAPSLPKLRETCNSGSSRTKVPSTHRAAITRELDGTKKLCILSAVKPTNVESEKVKFFKSGFSYNPQFEYSNPVSSLVLARHSNASDRFLTQAVHIMELVLQRYGSFEVFQQVTGGSLLTKSRIWHSVKKYMEKEGCLGEIVVQVTDDLLSRASMTVVNSRPTLTINTSTAREHWLEGMLRHEIGTHYFRGINNCQQPWSRSEGRKKHSLKPLNPTEEGLASIHSVLLRKDPSLWRAALLYYTVYQASHMSFTQLFNDLGRFVQDPNTRWDYCVRAKRGQSDTAQPGCFSKDQVYLDGILKILRYRDKINFPVLMALGKVSYEDVERLKPLAHMENVRIPHFMQDQARYFQQLAKIMAVNQLTDEELRSII
- the matcap2 gene encoding uncharacterized protein KIAA0895 isoform X2 produces the protein MLESIKVTERLHWPKVEMSKKYILNSADKTLSPSQVYLEKLSSGVFRDLFSSGSCGYNNLLHREEAKKSPKQSPFKRPKTKVKCGATFGKRKAPSMAPKKVRLTEGVSKPAQTNHSSCTLPKPASYLAVVGNTVEITAPSLPKLRETCNSGSSRTKVPSTHRAAITRELDGTKKLCILSAVKPTNVESEKVKFFKSGFSYNPQFEYSNPVSSLVLARHSNASDRFLTQIVVQVTDDLLSRASMTVVNSRPTLTINTSTAREHWLEGMLRHEIGTHYFRGINNCQQPWSRSEGRKKHSLKPLNPTEEGLASIHSVLLRKDPSLWRAALLYYTVYQASHMSFTQLFNDLGRFVQDPNTRWDYCVRAKRGQSDTAQPGCFSKDQVYLDGILKILRYRDKINFPVLMALGKVSYEDVERLKPLAHMENVRIPHFMQDQARYFQQLAKIMAVNQLTDEELRSII